The window GAGGTAGCAGTATCACTAGACAGTCACAATTTTCCGACAAAATCCTACGGTGGATTTACATTACCAGCTGGAGAATACGAGGCTCTAAGAGTAGTTATAGGAGAAGGGAAAGGACAAAACTGGTGGTGTGTAATGTTTCCACCATTATGCTTCATAGATATAACAAACGGATTAACAGATGAAAAAACTAAGGAAGAGCTTAAAAAATTTTTGACAGAAGAAGAGTTTAATATAATAATAACTGCCAAAGGCCCAGAAGAAACACCAATTATCCTAAAATCAAAACTATTAGAGCTATTTGAAAAAGGAAAAGTCCAATTTGCAAAGATATTTGTAGCTGACAGACATTAGATGTCCGTCAGCTTTTTCTCTTCATATTTTTACACCACTTCAAATTGC of the Proteiniborus sp. DW1 genome contains:
- the spoIIR gene encoding stage II sporulation protein R — protein: MKFMKNKRRLMIASILTIIATIVFVNYIFSGNNSYAFKNKLIRLHVLANSDSPEDQELKLKVRDKIIAEMNDRLGNSKSIDETREIVKENIEEIKKIALEEIKLNGKEYEVAVSLDSHNFPTKSYGGFTLPAGEYEALRVVIGEGKGQNWWCVMFPPLCFIDITNGLTDEKTKEELKKFLTEEEFNIIITAKGPEETPIILKSKLLELFEKGKVQFAKIFVADRH